A window of the Apostichopus japonicus isolate 1M-3 chromosome 8, ASM3797524v1, whole genome shotgun sequence genome harbors these coding sequences:
- the LOC139971017 gene encoding uncharacterized protein, translating to MKNSDGVQTSVWYTDFYPGYDKLQIDLVRCTDFHPGYDKLEIDLVRCTDFHPWYDKLELDLVRYTDFHPGYDKLEIDLVRCKDFHLGYDKLEIDLVRCTDCHPGYDKLETDLVRCTDFHPGYDKLEIDLVRCTDFHPGYDKLEIDLVGCTDCHPGYDKLEIDLVRYTDFHPGYDKLEIDLVRCTDFHPGYDKLEIDLVGCTDCHPGYDKLEIDLVRYTDFHPGYDKLEVDLVRCTDFHPGYDKLEIDLVGCTDCHPGYDILEIDLVRYIDFHPGYDKLEIDLVRCTDFHPGYDKLEIDVVRYTDCHPGYDKLEIDLVRYTDFHPGYDKLEIDLVRCTDFHPGYDKLEIDLFR from the exons ATGAAGAACTCAGATG GTGTACAGACTTCTGTCTGGTATACAGACTTCTATCCAGGGTATGATAAACTGCAGATAGATCTAGTCAGGTGTACAGACTTCCATCCAGGGTATGATAAACTGGAGATAGATCTAGTCAGGTGCACAGACTTCCATCCATGGTATGATAAACTGGAATTAGATCTAGTCAGGTATACAGACTTCCATCCAGGGTATGATAAACTGGAGATAGATCTAGTCAGGTGTAAAGACTTCCATCTAGGGTATGATAAACTGGAGATAGATCTAGTCAGGTGTACAGACTGCCATCCAGGGTATGATAAACTGGAGACAGATCTAGTCAGGTGCACAGACTTCCATCCAGGGTATGATAAACTGGAGATAGATCTAGTCAGGTGCACAGACTTCCATCCAGGGTATGATAAACTGGAGATAGATCTAGTCGGGTGTACAGACTGCCATCCAGGGTATGATAAACTGGAGATAGATCTAGTCAGGTATACAGACTTCCATCCAGGGTATGATAAACTAGAGATAGATCTAGTCAGGTGCACAGACTTCCATCCAGGGTATGATAAACTGGAGATAGATCTAGTCGGGTGTACAGACTGCCATCCAGGGTATGATAAACTGGAGATAGATCTAGTCAGGTATACAGACTTCCATCCAGGGTATGATAAACTGGAGGTAGATCTAGTCAGGTGCACAGATTTCCATCCAGGGTATGATAAACTGGAGATAGATCTAGTCGGGTGTACAGACTGCCATCCAGGGTATGATATACTGGAGATAGATCTAGTCAGGTATATAGACTTCCATCCAGGGTATGATAAACTGGAGATAGATCTAGTCAGGTGTACAGACTTCCATCCAGGGTATGATAAACTGGAGATAGATGTAGTCAGGTATACAGACTGCCATCCAGGGTATGATAAACTGGAGATAGATCTAGTCAG GTATACAGACTTCCATCCAGGGTATGATAAACTGGAGATAGATCTAGTCAGGTGTACAGACTTCCATCCAGGGTATGATAAACTGGAGATAGATCTATTCAGGTAA